The proteins below are encoded in one region of Pomacea canaliculata isolate SZHN2017 linkage group LG7, ASM307304v1, whole genome shotgun sequence:
- the LOC112567932 gene encoding uncharacterized protein LOC112567932 isoform X2: MSNEVTECDSFYTQGNRPEEFRESLNETSSNSEEEHNTGKIVGGVLGAVASVILVLGLVIMVACKKCYSQEGHEETESEVFTVEDQEEVTLTQVT; this comes from the exons GTAATGAAGTCACAGAGTGCGATTCATTTTATACACAAGGAAACCGACCGGAAGAGTTCAGAGAATCCCTTAATGAAACCTCTTCTAATAGCGAAG AGGAGCACAATACTGGAAAGATTGTTGGTGGTGTCTTGGGAGCAGTTGCATCTGTCATACTTGTTCTAGGCCTAGTCATCATGGTTGCATGCAAGAAATGCTATAGCCAGGAAG gACACGAGGAAACGGAATC AGAGGTTTTCACAGTAGAAGACCAAGAAGAAGTAACTTTGACCCAAGTCAcatga